The Janthinobacterium tructae genome contains the following window.
TGCGCGGGGCCACGGCCCGTCCAGATCGGTTCATTGGCGAGGAAGGTACAGTGAAAGCCCGAGTGATCCATCATGTTGCGGCCGACCTGATCCGAACTGTTGGCGATGCCGTTCGGATTGTTCTGGTTCGCTGCCAGCAGCAGCAAGCGCGGCGTTTCGATGCCATTGCAAGCAATCACGAAGGCCTTGCCGGTCGCCATGTGCGACTGTTTTTTCGCGTCATACCAGTGCACGGCCGTCACGCGGTTGTTCTGGTCCGTATCGATGCGGTAGACGACGGCCTCGGCCAGCACGCCAGCGCCTTTCAGCTCGGCCCGCTCCACGTGGTGGATGCCGTTATACATGGCGCCGATGGGGCAGATCGGCTGGCAATTGTTATTGCCGCAGCAGGTCGGGCGGCCCTGCCATGGGCGCGTCGAGCGCCCTTGCGGAATCGGCACGGAGCGGTAGCCGTGCGGGTTGACCACTTCGGCGAAGCGCTTGTCGCCATAACCCCAGGGCACCATGTCCATCGGATACGGTTTGCTGCGCTCGCTGGGCGACTGCAGCGCCGGATCGTTGGGGCCGGCCACGCCCATTTCCTGCTCGGCGCGGCAATAATACGGTTCCAGCTCAGCGTAGGAAATGGCCCAGTCGCGCCCTACCCCGTAATCGCTCTTCATGCGCATGTCGGACGGCAAATGGCGCCAGCACGACGCGGCCCAGTGCCAGGTGGTGCCGCCTACCGTGCGCAAATAGCCCTGCTGGAAGCTGCTGCCGCTGGGGCCGGACAATTCCACATAGTTGTTCTTTGGAAAATACAGGGGTGCGGGCGCGTTGTCCGCCTGCGGATACAGGCCCTGGAAGTCGGAACCGACGCGATTCTCGAACGGCATGTTGCGCCAGTTTTCCACGGCCTGGCCCCGCTCGATGCGCAAGCCCGCTTCCAGCATGATCACGGAATGGCCTTGGGCGGCCAGCTGGTCGGCCATCATGGCGCCCACGACGCCCGTGCCGACGATGACGACATCGGCGACGACGTCGCCATTACTCTTGAATTGGGGTGATTTCATTTTGCTTGCTTGCCTTTAGTTTCGGGGGTGCCGGTAGTGGCCGGGACCGGCACGGGTTTGGGCGCCACGGGCGCGGAGACGCGCACGGCCGGCGGCGCCTTCAGCCACCACAGGGGGCCGTAGTTGCAATAGGTGGGCACGACCTGGCCATCGGCCACCGTGCGATACATCAACGCTTCCGCATATGCGACGACGATGGACTTCGTGCCCTGCGCCGCGTTGCCGGCGACGGTGCCCGTGTACCAGGCGGCGACGATGGCCAGCGCCAGCTCGCGCAAGCCGGCGTCCGCGGCGGTGGCGGCCGCCAGCAGCGCCTTCGCTTCCTGGCCCGTGACGAGCAGCGCGCCCAGCTGCGGCAAGCGCTCGGCAAAGTCAGGCACGTTGCTGCGCATGGCTTGCTCGATACGCGCCGCCGTCGCGGCAGACAGGTCGCGGTGGCCCGTGATGGTTTGCGACAAGGTGTAGAACAGCATGCTGGCGCGCGCCAGGCCGGGCGCCGCAGCGCTGGCCGGCGCCTGCATGGCGGCGGACAGGGGATTGCTCCAGAAACCGGCCTGCGCCAGCAAGGCGGCCAGACCGATCAGGGCGTGGCGGCGGCTGATGTGTGGAAGGGATGAAACGGATGTTGCAGATGGTTCGCTGCCTGGATGGTTCATGAGACTCCCGCAAGACTTGTTGTTTTGTTGACTTGGATGATTGCGTTACATTGCATTTGCGCATAAATGGAACCGGTTCCACATTATCCTACATAAATAAATTGTTTGCCAATGGAGCATCAGGACTGGGGGTTGGTCTTTGATTGTTGCCTGGATTCCGCATGGATCCCGGCGTTTCGCGCAGGCGTCATGGCGACCCGTTGCGCTTGTTAGCCGATTCATGCACAGACGCGCTGGCGGCGCGAAATAAAG
Protein-coding sequences here:
- a CDS encoding GMC family oxidoreductase, which codes for MKSPQFKSNGDVVADVVIVGTGVVGAMMADQLAAQGHSVIMLEAGLRIERGQAVENWRNMPFENRVGSDFQGLYPQADNAPAPLYFPKNNYVELSGPSGSSFQQGYLRTVGGTTWHWAASCWRHLPSDMRMKSDYGVGRDWAISYAELEPYYCRAEQEMGVAGPNDPALQSPSERSKPYPMDMVPWGYGDKRFAEVVNPHGYRSVPIPQGRSTRPWQGRPTCCGNNNCQPICPIGAMYNGIHHVERAELKGAGVLAEAVVYRIDTDQNNRVTAVHWYDAKKQSHMATGKAFVIACNGIETPRLLLLAANQNNPNGIANSSDQVGRNMMDHSGFHCTFLANEPIWTGRGPAQSSCLVGPRDGAFRAQYSANKMILNNITRVGPATQQSLKLGLVGKDLDDEIRRRAAFGVDLSISLEPLPEAHNRLTLSKTRKDPLGLACPDIYYDVGDYVRNGAKAAHAQLEHIGKLFGAVEFHITDSLNANNHIMGGVIMGSNRLDSVVDGNCRAHDHANLWLPGGGAMPSASVVNTTLSMAALGLRAADDIARTLAREAA
- a CDS encoding sugar dehydrogenase complex small subunit, which codes for MNHPGSEPSATSVSSLPHISRRHALIGLAALLAQAGFWSNPLSAAMQAPASAAAPGLARASMLFYTLSQTITGHRDLSAATAARIEQAMRSNVPDFAERLPQLGALLVTGQEAKALLAAATAADAGLRELALAIVAAWYTGTVAGNAAQGTKSIVVAYAEALMYRTVADGQVVPTYCNYGPLWWLKAPPAVRVSAPVAPKPVPVPATTGTPETKGKQAK